The DNA window GATATTTCTGATACTTGCCGCTCCCGCGCTGGGAGCGCTTTATATCGGCAAGTCGATGCTGAGTCTTGTCTATATCGGGGGGCTGGCCGCGCTCGTTTTGCTCAATCTGCCGAGGGTGTGTCTCTTGCTCTATCTTCTGACCCTGGGCTTCTATTTCCCTGTTCACATGACCGGATTCGCTATTCATATGTATGACGTTGCGGCCCTGTTGCTTTTTGGTGCGGTTTTGATGGATTCGCTTTTGCGGACAAAAACTAAATTTGAACGCACGCCATTCGATTACCCATTGGTCTTCTTTATTGGCGCGGCGGCCATTTCGCTGGTTTTTGCCCACAACAGACAGCTTGGCCTTGTGCCTCTTGTGCGGCTTGTTTTGATTTATATCATGTTCCGGGTTGTGTTTAGAATTGCCCTTGAGATAAATATCAGGAAAATTTTACTGTACTATATTGGACTGGTCACTGCGCTGTCGCTCTTTAACTGTTTTATCTTTATCAGTTCTGGCGGAAAACTTCGCGTGTTTGGGCCATCGGGGTTAGGGTATGAATACCTTGCCATGACCGCCCTGCCGATGGCGATGGCATTCATGATCTGGGCTGAATCCCGTTCAAAGCAGTTTTTTTTCGGTCTATGCTGTGTCACAATGCTTGGTGGGATATTCGCCACCCAGTCACGCGCCCCTTTGCTAACTGTGATACTGGCCATACTCGCTCTTTTTATTTTCAGTCAACTCAAAGCAACTCGTGAACAGAGCCCCCATATCGGTAAAAGTTTTCGAAAGGTTATATTCATTGGATTGGTCGCGAGCATACTGATATTTGTCTTCAGTAATACAATTTTTGTTGGTTTTCTGGTGAGGATGGGAAATTTCTTCGAGTCGGCATCTGAGCCGCAAGGAACAATCGCGCTGAGGATAATTCTATGGACTGCAGCCATTAAGGGATTTTTAACAGCGCCATTTTTTGGTATCGGGCTTGGCAATTTTCATCTCATAGAAGAAGTCGTGCCCGGGGTAAAAGCCGAACCGCTCTGGTATTACGTCCGCCAGATGTCGGCGCACAATGTTCTTTTGCATTATATGGTCGAATGCGGGATGCTTGGCGGGATCGCGCTTCTGGCAATCGTCTACAGCGCCTTCAAAACGAGTTACGGTAATTTCAAAGCAAAGCTCTCCCCTGCGGCCACCCAGGTCAATGCCGCGCTTTTTATCGCGATGTTCGTCTTTTGCATCACCGTTTTTTATACCCGAGCCTGGACATGGGAACAGGGCGCTCATATACTTTCGCTGATATTTGGTATGAGTGCGGCCCTGAAAGTTCGCATCGACAATGGCCTTGAACTTGACTAAGCAGGATTACGACAGCGCATCCCTTACATCGAATCAGATACGAACATTCCGCAAAAAGATTCTCTCGTTCTATGCTTTACACGGGCGCAAACTGCCGTGGCGCAAGACAACTGACCCGTACCGGATTGCCATCGCCGAGATAATGCTGCAGCAGACTCAGGTTGAGCGAGTTATTCCCAAATATCAGGCATGGATTTCGAGGTGGCCCAATTGGAAATCGCTGGCGAGAGCTAATACGCGAGAGCTGCTGCATGAGTGGTCGGGACTAGGATACAATCGACGCGCGCTCTACCTTGGACGCATGGCGCGCTACATTGTTGACATGTGCGATGGTGTCTTGCCGTCTTCGCCGGTAGAATTGCAGGCATTGCCGGGAATAGGGCTGTACACATCGCGGGCGATACTTATTTTCGCTTTCAACAAACCGATTGCGACAATTGATACAAATATCCGACGAGTGCTCATTCACGAGCTAAAGCTTCCTCCGGCTATATCGGCGAAGGAGCTTGAGGAAATCGCACTGACGGTTTTGCCTAAAAAGAGATCGCGCGACTGGCATAACGCCCTCATGGATTACAGCCGGCTTGTGTTGCCGCGACGGATCGCAAATATTCCGCCTCGATCGGTTCAGTCGAAATTCCATGGCTCACTTCGCCAGATAAGAGGCGAGATAATCAGACAACTCACCCGCAAAAAATCAGTACGGGTCAAAACCATCTCTGAAGTGTTGAGTCGTGACGAAGTCGAAGTCCTGAAAGCCGCCGGAGCCCTCCAAGCAGAAGGAACGGTTGTGCTGAGAGGGAAGAGGATAGTGTTAGTGTTAGTGTTAGTGTGAGGGTGGGTTTCGAATTTGGTCGCAGGTAGGGCAACCACGTTAGCCGCTCCTCGCACCGACTCAAACGATGGTGTCAGGCGCCCTTGCCCGACATGCCATTCGTAATGTCACTCCAGCGAAAGCTAGGGGGTCCATCTTCTCTTTGTTCGGGTAGCACACCCCTGACATTTATCCGGACGGTGTGATCTTTATCTCGGCGAATATCGGACGTCAGGATCACAAGGATCGCTGACCTACTTATATATCGGAGAAGATAAATTCTCCGCCTGGCTGAATGGAATGACATAGAATAACGAATCGCTGAAACAGCGGTCCGCCTCGGTGGAATCGCTACGGGACTAAGTGAAGATGAACTGAGATTCCCGCGCCTGCCCGCCGTGGAGGGTCGTTCCTAAGAAGTTACTCCTCGCAACGACTCATCAAAGGTAAGCTGATGCAGAAGGCTCTCAAGTCCGCCGCGGTGGAACGTACACCAGCCACAGTTTTCTAAAATGTGGGGAAAGCCGATATCGCTATTGGCATTATATCATTAAAACCATACCGCCAAAATCGAATAAACAAATCAGGAGCGTAGAATCGGCAGGACGAAAGTAAGGTTTACATAGCAGGCTGAGACCCAAACTTACCGAGACGCAGAAATACAGGAGCGAGAAACAGCCTCGGCAAGTGGCGCTCTTACAAGCACCAACAATGTCTCTCTAAAGCTAATGCAATGAGGTCCAAGTTAGGTCCGACACGCGATGTAGCACGAGAACCTTCGTGATTGGCTTCTGTGATCCGATGACCATCGATTATAACAGTTGTGGAGGCAACGGGTTGTTCCTGTTCGTTGACTGTAGCCAAAACCCCCCGGTCACGAATGTAGTCGATAACAAAGTTGCGAGTCATCAGTTGTTTCGGGTCAGTTTTTGAATAAATGAGATTTACTTCCATGAACCCCCTTCTCCACTATAAAGACGTGTCGTTTGAAGACCAAGTAATCGATATTAGGTCTAATGCTATAGATGTTCTACGTCTCGGGGGCGAAAACAGTTTCTTAGAATTCGGTTTTTTGTGCCGAAAGGTTGATTTTCCCAAATAAATTGA is part of the Candidatus Zixiibacteriota bacterium genome and encodes:
- a CDS encoding O-antigen ligase family protein, whose amino-acid sequence is MNKTHAALPAIGSPIAQSILIFLILAAPALGALYIGKSMLSLVYIGGLAALVLLNLPRVCLLLYLLTLGFYFPVHMTGFAIHMYDVAALLLFGAVLMDSLLRTKTKFERTPFDYPLVFFIGAAAISLVFAHNRQLGLVPLVRLVLIYIMFRVVFRIALEINIRKILLYYIGLVTALSLFNCFIFISSGGKLRVFGPSGLGYEYLAMTALPMAMAFMIWAESRSKQFFFGLCCVTMLGGIFATQSRAPLLTVILAILALFIFSQLKATREQSPHIGKSFRKVIFIGLVASILIFVFSNTIFVGFLVRMGNFFESASEPQGTIALRIILWTAAIKGFLTAPFFGIGLGNFHLIEEVVPGVKAEPLWYYVRQMSAHNVLLHYMVECGMLGGIALLAIVYSAFKTSYGNFKAKLSPAATQVNAALFIAMFVFCITVFYTRAWTWEQGAHILSLIFGMSAALKVRIDNGLELD
- a CDS encoding Fe-S cluster assembly protein HesB; this encodes MALNLTKQDYDSASLTSNQIRTFRKKILSFYALHGRKLPWRKTTDPYRIAIAEIMLQQTQVERVIPKYQAWISRWPNWKSLARANTRELLHEWSGLGYNRRALYLGRMARYIVDMCDGVLPSSPVELQALPGIGLYTSRAILIFAFNKPIATIDTNIRRVLIHELKLPPAISAKELEEIALTVLPKKRSRDWHNALMDYSRLVLPRRIANIPPRSVQSKFHGSLRQIRGEIIRQLTRKKSVRVKTISEVLSRDEVEVLKAAGALQAEGTVVLRGKRIVLVLVLV